A DNA window from Zonotrichia albicollis isolate bZonAlb1 chromosome 2, bZonAlb1.hap1, whole genome shotgun sequence contains the following coding sequences:
- the LOC113459396 gene encoding uncharacterized protein LOC113459396, whose amino-acid sequence MQERKKEGRREAGKIKLFLRRRAQWSEPQRDPPLSPLGSGAKQHVTAASPRRSHTETGRGAATAGTAPHWPPGSAKDGRGLQWDGGAGSRSEAARHRWTAGASPPRPLPAPPRSRPQPPATLGRSAPRRCRRCPQRIQRGTCRGRGHGGEVRHIRRAPVQAPAIPRDTAGRRRSSPRPNQVLRTRRAELPAVRERWAPPARPRTHARVRQPCPHTRGGSARSSARCVTAPTRARPPPRPARSARSPRGGKCHPGRAGGRGSRSSAVFIKQHSSL is encoded by the exons atgcaagaaagaaaaaaggaaggacGGAGGGAAGCAGGTAAAATAAAGTTATTCCTTCGTAGAAGAGCGCAGTGGTCGGAGCCGCAGCGGGATCCTCCGCTGTCACCTCTAGGCAGCGG AGCAAAACAACACGTGACCGCCGCCTCACCGAGGCGCTCACACACCGAGACGGGGCGGGGCGCCGCCACCGCCGGCACCGCCCCGCATTGGCCGCCGGGCAGCGCGAAGGACGGCCGCGGCCTTCAATGGGACGGCGGGGCGGGCTCTCGGAGCGAGGCGGCGCGACACCGTTGGACGGCGGGAGCCTCGCCCCCCCGCCCCCTTCCCGCCCCTCCGCGGTCCCGCCCCCAGCCTCCGGCCACCCTCGGGCGCAGCGCACCCCGTCGCTGTCGCCGCTGCCCTCAGCGCATACAGCGCGGAACGTGCCGGGGGCGCGGGCACGGCGGGGAGGTTCGGCACATCCGGCGAGCCCCGGTGCAGGCCCCCGCCATCCCTCGGGACACGGCGGGGCGCCGGCGGAGCTCGCCGAGGCCAAATCAGGTGCTGCGGACCCGCCGGGCGGAGCTTCCGGCCGTGCGTGAGCGCTGGGCGCCCCCCGCACGCCCCCGCACACACGCGCGAGTGCGTCAGCCCTGCCCGCACACGCGCGGCGGCTCCGCGCGCTCCTCCGCGCGCTGTGTCACAGCGCCCACGCGCGCGCGGCCGCCCCCGCGccccgcccgcagcgcccgctcCCCGCGGGGCGGGAAATGCCACCCAGGGAGGGCCGGGGGCAGGGGCAGCCGCTCTTCGGCGGTGTTCATTAAACAGCACTCTTCGCTTTAA
- the IRS2 gene encoding insulin receptor substrate 2 isoform X1, which produces MASPAVLGLLPPLSSPPGPNLNNNNNNNQGVRKCGYLRKQKHGHKRFFVLRGPGGGGEEAGGARLEYYESEKKWRNKSGAPKRVIALDSCLNINKRADAKHKYLIALYTKDEYFAVAAENEQEQEGWYRALTDLLNEGKAACQGSPYRHLASPFSASCGAAAASLAAAGEDLNYGLIAPATAAYREVWQVTLKPKGLGQSKNLTGVHRLCLSARTIGFVRLNCELPSVTLQLMNIRRCGHSDSFFFIEVGRSAATGPGELWMQADDSVVAQNIHETILEAMKALKELSEFRPRSKSQSSSSSSSGGAGGPGGSGVSATHPITVPGRRHHHLVNLPPSQTGLLRRSRTDSLAAGASTKCTPCRVRTASEGDGCRVGSTAGSPMSPGPVRTPLSRSHTLSGGGGRQAGKLLPVLAGGGGGGLQSSRSMSMPASHSPPSATSPISLSSSSGLGSEPAHPHHTQRPSSGSASVSGSPSDAGFMSFDEYGSSPGGDLRPFSSSSTASNRSNTPESVAETPPVRDPGGGTDLYGYMAMERPPSGRLCYRPCPDAASDRCHRKRTYSLTTPCRQRPAAPQVSSASLDEYTLMRATFAGSAGRLFSSCQAGASPKVTYTPYPEDYGDIEIGSHRSSGSSSTNLGPPAVGGGGGDDDGYMPMTPGVAAALGQGSRGSDDYMPMSPTSVSAPKQILQPRAGVGSGSPGNGSSCKTSSPGESSPDDSGYMRMWYGSKLSMESSDGRLSNGDYINMSPRDPQNGPQAPSLTPPDFFFAPSGHGSSEPPKPSCYSYSSLPRSYKSQGLAKDSDQYVFMNSPGRMIPEEAVCGAGTFAPSSHTVPSPLRHSRTESFLSQRCQRAARPSRLSLETLRTVLPSMNEHPLPPEPKSPGEYINIDFGDAAVYSPPSLPADSPASSLGSGTGQRRSPLSDYMNIDFGSQSPSQSGTVSVGSLEALSPGSSSSTSQPSGRYLKAAVGMACSSSPSDGGDYTEMTFGMATTPPQPIVQKPESARVTSPTSGVKRLTLSGVEAFILSSPPPDPNRGAKVIRADPQGRRRHSSETFSSTTTVTPVSPSFAHNPKRHNSASVENVSLRKSEGLEEEQGSSPMCRETSAGFQNGLNYIAIDVVDGSLANCDKSRLKARHLLNGGISGVEMSTYASIDFLSHNLKEASAVKGSTGRWKR; this is translated from the exons atggcgagccctgctgtgctggggctgctgcccccCCTGAGCTCCCCGCCCGGCCCCAAcctgaacaacaacaacaacaacaaccaggGCGTCAGGAAGTGCGGGTACCTGCGCAAGCAGAAGCACGGCCACAAGCGCTTCTTCGTGctgcgcggccccggcggcggcggggaggAGGCGGGGGGCGCCCGGCTGGAGTACTACGAGAGCGAGAAGAAATGGAGGAACAAGTCTGGGGCGCCCAAGCGGGTGATCGCCCTGGACTCCTGCCTCAACATCAACAAGCGGGCGGACGCCAAGCACAAGTACCTCATCGCCCTCTACACCAAGGACGAGTACTTCGCTGTCGCGGCCGAGAacgagcaggagcaggagggctgGTACAGGGCTCTCACCGACCTGCTCAACGAGGGCAAGGCGGCCTGCCAGGGGTCCCCCTACCGCCACCTCGCCTCCCCCTTCTCCGCCTCCTGCGGCGCGGCCGCCGCCTCCCTGGCCGCGGCCGGCGAAGACCTTAACTACGGGCTGATCGCGCCGGCCACCGCTGCCTACCGAGAGGTCTGGCAGGTGACGCTGAAGCCCAAGGGCTTGGGTCAGAGTAAAAACCTCACCGGCGTCCACCGGCTCTGCCTCTCGGCCCGCACCATTGGGTTCGTGCGCCTCAATTGCGAGCTGCCCTCGGTCACGCTGCAGCTGATGAACATCCGCCGCTGCGGCCACTCCGACAGCTTCTTCTTCATCGAGGTGGGGCGCTCGGCCGCCACCGGCCCCGGCGAGCTCTGGATGCAAGCGGACGACTCGGTGGTGGCCCAGAACATCCACGAGACCATCCTGGAGGCCATGAAGGCGCTGAAGGAGCTGTCCGAGTTCCGGCCCCGCAGCAAGAGCCAgtcctcctcctcatcttcctccgGGGGGGCCGGCGGGCCCGGCGGCAGCGGCGTCTCCGCCACCCATCCCATCACCGTGCCCGGTCGCCGGCACCACCACCTGGTCAACCTGCCTCCCAGCCAGACCGGCCTCCTCCGCCGTTCCCGCACCGACAGCCTCGCCGCCGGCGCCAGCACCAAGTGCACGCCGTGCCGGGTGAGAACGGCCAGCGAGGGTGACGGCTGCCGGGTGGGCTCCACGGCCGGCAGCCCCATGAGCCCGGGCCCTGTGAGGACCCCCTTGAGCCGCTCGCACACGCTCAGCGGCGGCGGAGGGCGGCAGGCGGGGAAGCTGCTCCCGGTGCTGgccggcggtggcggcggcgggcTGCAGAGCAGCCGTTCCATGTCCATGCCCGCCTCCCACTCACCCCCCTCCGCCACCAGCCCCATCAGCCTCTCCTCCAGTAGCGGCCTCGGCTCCGAGCCTGCCCACCCGCATCACACTCAGCGCCCGTCCAGCGGCAGCGCCTCCGTGTCCGGCTCCCCCAGCGACGCCGGCTTCATGTCCTTCGACGAGTACGGCTCCAGCCCAGGCGGCGACCTCCggcccttctcctcctcctccactgcCAGCAACCGCAGCAACACCCCTGAGTCGGTGGCCGAGACCCCCCCAGTGCGGGACCCGGGGGGCGGCACCGACCTCTACGGCTACATGGCGATGGAGCGGCCCCCGAGTGGCCGTCTCTGCTACCGGCCCTGCCCCGACGCTGCCAGCGACAGGTGCCATCGGAAGCGGACCTACTCCCTGACCACGCCATGCCGGCAGCGACCCGCCGCGCCGCAGGTTTCCTCCGCCTCCCTCGACGAGTACACGCTGATGCGCGCCACCTTCGCCGGCAGCGCCGGCCGCCTCTTCTCCTCCTGCCAAGCCGGGGCTTCCCCCAAAGTGACCTACACCCCCTACCCGGAGGACTACGGGGACATCGAGATCGGTTCTCACCGCAGctccggcagcagcagcaccaatcTGGGCCCGCCGGCagtggggggaggagggggagatgatGACGGCTACATGCCCATGACCCCCGGTGTGGCCGCCGCTTTAGGGCAGGGAAGCCGGGGCAGCGATGATTACATGCCCATGAGCCCCACCAGCGTGTCTGCCCCCAAGCAGAtcctgcagccccgggcaggggTGGGTAGCGGGTCCCCGGGGAACGGGAGCAGCTGCAAGACCAGCTCGCCTGGGGAGAGCTCCCCTGACGATAGCGGGTACATGCGGATGTGGTACGGCTCCAAGTTGTCCATGGAGAGCTCAGACGGAAGGCTGAGTAACGGCGACTATATCAATATGTCCCCTCGGGACCCCCAGAATGGGCCCCAAGCTCCCTCCCTCACCCCCCCGGACTTCTTTTTTGCCCCTTCAGGGCATGGGTCCAGTGAGCCCCCAAAGCCCAGCTGCTATTCATACAGCTCCTTACCCCGCTCCTACAAGAGCCAGGGCTTGGCAAAGGACAGCGACCAGTACGTGTTCATGAACTCCCCGGGGAGGATGATCCCGGAGGAGGCGGTGTGTGGAGCAGGCACCTTCGCCCCCTCCAGCCACACGGTGCCTTCGCCCCTGCGGCACAGCCGGACCGAGAGCTTCCTTAGCCAGCGGTGCCAGCGGgcggcccggcccagccgccTCTCCTTGGAGACCTTGCGGACCGTGCTGCCCAGCATGAACGAGCACCCTCTGCCGCCGGAGCCCAAGAGCCCCGGTGAATACATCAACATTGACTTCGGGGATGCTGCCGTCTATTCTCCCCCTTCGCTGCCTGCTGACAGCCCAgcctcctccctgggctcaggCACGGGGCAGAGGCGCTCCCCTCTCTCTGACTACATGAACATTGACTTCGGGTCACAGTCACCCTCCCAGTCGGGCACGGTCTCTGTGGGCTCCTTGGAAGCTCTCTCTCCGGGTTcttcctccagcaccagccagCCCAGTGGGCGCTACCTGAAGGCGGCTGTGGGGATGGCTTGTTCGTCCAGCCCATCGGATGGTGGTGACTACACTGAGATGACCTTTGGCATGGCCACTACCCCACCTCAACCCATTGTTCAGAAACCAGAAAGTGCCCGGGTCACCAGCCCCACGTCTGGTGTGAAGAGGCTCACTCTCTCTGGGGTGGAGGCTTTCATTCTCTCCAGCCCTCCCCCAGACCCGAATCGGGGGGCCAAAGTAATCCGGGCAGACCCCCAGGGGCGGAGGAGGCACAGCTCAGAAACTTTCTCCTCCACCACCACTGtgaccccagtgtccccctccTTCGCACACAACCCCAAACGACACAACTCAGCCTCGGTGGAGAACGTGTCCCTCAGGAAAAGCGaaggcctggaggaggagcagggtaGCAGTCCCATGTGCCGGGAGACCTCGGCTGGCTTCCAGAATGGCCTCAACTACATCGCCATTGATGTTGTCGATGGGTCCTTGGCAAACTGTGACAAATCCAGATTGAAAGCTAGGCACCTCCTGAATGGGGGCATCAGTGGAGTAGAGATGAGCACCTATGCCAGCATAGACTTTCTGTCTCACAACCTGAAAGAAGCCAGTGCTGTGAAAG GAAGTACAGGAAGATGGAAAAGATGA
- the IRS2 gene encoding insulin receptor substrate 2 isoform X2, with translation MASPAVLGLLPPLSSPPGPNLNNNNNNNQGVRKCGYLRKQKHGHKRFFVLRGPGGGGEEAGGARLEYYESEKKWRNKSGAPKRVIALDSCLNINKRADAKHKYLIALYTKDEYFAVAAENEQEQEGWYRALTDLLNEGKAACQGSPYRHLASPFSASCGAAAASLAAAGEDLNYGLIAPATAAYREVWQVTLKPKGLGQSKNLTGVHRLCLSARTIGFVRLNCELPSVTLQLMNIRRCGHSDSFFFIEVGRSAATGPGELWMQADDSVVAQNIHETILEAMKALKELSEFRPRSKSQSSSSSSSGGAGGPGGSGVSATHPITVPGRRHHHLVNLPPSQTGLLRRSRTDSLAAGASTKCTPCRVRTASEGDGCRVGSTAGSPMSPGPVRTPLSRSHTLSGGGGRQAGKLLPVLAGGGGGGLQSSRSMSMPASHSPPSATSPISLSSSSGLGSEPAHPHHTQRPSSGSASVSGSPSDAGFMSFDEYGSSPGGDLRPFSSSSTASNRSNTPESVAETPPVRDPGGGTDLYGYMAMERPPSGRLCYRPCPDAASDRCHRKRTYSLTTPCRQRPAAPQVSSASLDEYTLMRATFAGSAGRLFSSCQAGASPKVTYTPYPEDYGDIEIGSHRSSGSSSTNLGPPAVGGGGGDDDGYMPMTPGVAAALGQGSRGSDDYMPMSPTSVSAPKQILQPRAGVGSGSPGNGSSCKTSSPGESSPDDSGYMRMWYGSKLSMESSDGRLSNGDYINMSPRDPQNGPQAPSLTPPDFFFAPSGHGSSEPPKPSCYSYSSLPRSYKSQGLAKDSDQYVFMNSPGRMIPEEAVCGAGTFAPSSHTVPSPLRHSRTESFLSQRCQRAARPSRLSLETLRTVLPSMNEHPLPPEPKSPGEYINIDFGDAAVYSPPSLPADSPASSLGSGTGQRRSPLSDYMNIDFGSQSPSQSGTVSVGSLEALSPGSSSSTSQPSGRYLKAAVGMACSSSPSDGGDYTEMTFGMATTPPQPIVQKPESARVTSPTSGVKRLTLSGVEAFILSSPPPDPNRGAKVIRADPQGRRRHSSETFSSTTTVTPVSPSFAHNPKRHNSASVENVSLRKSEGLEEEQGSSPMCRETSAGFQNGLNYIAIDVVDGSLANCDKSRLKARHLLNGGISGVEMSTYASIDFLSHNLKEASAVKE, from the coding sequence atggcgagccctgctgtgctggggctgctgcccccCCTGAGCTCCCCGCCCGGCCCCAAcctgaacaacaacaacaacaacaaccaggGCGTCAGGAAGTGCGGGTACCTGCGCAAGCAGAAGCACGGCCACAAGCGCTTCTTCGTGctgcgcggccccggcggcggcggggaggAGGCGGGGGGCGCCCGGCTGGAGTACTACGAGAGCGAGAAGAAATGGAGGAACAAGTCTGGGGCGCCCAAGCGGGTGATCGCCCTGGACTCCTGCCTCAACATCAACAAGCGGGCGGACGCCAAGCACAAGTACCTCATCGCCCTCTACACCAAGGACGAGTACTTCGCTGTCGCGGCCGAGAacgagcaggagcaggagggctgGTACAGGGCTCTCACCGACCTGCTCAACGAGGGCAAGGCGGCCTGCCAGGGGTCCCCCTACCGCCACCTCGCCTCCCCCTTCTCCGCCTCCTGCGGCGCGGCCGCCGCCTCCCTGGCCGCGGCCGGCGAAGACCTTAACTACGGGCTGATCGCGCCGGCCACCGCTGCCTACCGAGAGGTCTGGCAGGTGACGCTGAAGCCCAAGGGCTTGGGTCAGAGTAAAAACCTCACCGGCGTCCACCGGCTCTGCCTCTCGGCCCGCACCATTGGGTTCGTGCGCCTCAATTGCGAGCTGCCCTCGGTCACGCTGCAGCTGATGAACATCCGCCGCTGCGGCCACTCCGACAGCTTCTTCTTCATCGAGGTGGGGCGCTCGGCCGCCACCGGCCCCGGCGAGCTCTGGATGCAAGCGGACGACTCGGTGGTGGCCCAGAACATCCACGAGACCATCCTGGAGGCCATGAAGGCGCTGAAGGAGCTGTCCGAGTTCCGGCCCCGCAGCAAGAGCCAgtcctcctcctcatcttcctccgGGGGGGCCGGCGGGCCCGGCGGCAGCGGCGTCTCCGCCACCCATCCCATCACCGTGCCCGGTCGCCGGCACCACCACCTGGTCAACCTGCCTCCCAGCCAGACCGGCCTCCTCCGCCGTTCCCGCACCGACAGCCTCGCCGCCGGCGCCAGCACCAAGTGCACGCCGTGCCGGGTGAGAACGGCCAGCGAGGGTGACGGCTGCCGGGTGGGCTCCACGGCCGGCAGCCCCATGAGCCCGGGCCCTGTGAGGACCCCCTTGAGCCGCTCGCACACGCTCAGCGGCGGCGGAGGGCGGCAGGCGGGGAAGCTGCTCCCGGTGCTGgccggcggtggcggcggcgggcTGCAGAGCAGCCGTTCCATGTCCATGCCCGCCTCCCACTCACCCCCCTCCGCCACCAGCCCCATCAGCCTCTCCTCCAGTAGCGGCCTCGGCTCCGAGCCTGCCCACCCGCATCACACTCAGCGCCCGTCCAGCGGCAGCGCCTCCGTGTCCGGCTCCCCCAGCGACGCCGGCTTCATGTCCTTCGACGAGTACGGCTCCAGCCCAGGCGGCGACCTCCggcccttctcctcctcctccactgcCAGCAACCGCAGCAACACCCCTGAGTCGGTGGCCGAGACCCCCCCAGTGCGGGACCCGGGGGGCGGCACCGACCTCTACGGCTACATGGCGATGGAGCGGCCCCCGAGTGGCCGTCTCTGCTACCGGCCCTGCCCCGACGCTGCCAGCGACAGGTGCCATCGGAAGCGGACCTACTCCCTGACCACGCCATGCCGGCAGCGACCCGCCGCGCCGCAGGTTTCCTCCGCCTCCCTCGACGAGTACACGCTGATGCGCGCCACCTTCGCCGGCAGCGCCGGCCGCCTCTTCTCCTCCTGCCAAGCCGGGGCTTCCCCCAAAGTGACCTACACCCCCTACCCGGAGGACTACGGGGACATCGAGATCGGTTCTCACCGCAGctccggcagcagcagcaccaatcTGGGCCCGCCGGCagtggggggaggagggggagatgatGACGGCTACATGCCCATGACCCCCGGTGTGGCCGCCGCTTTAGGGCAGGGAAGCCGGGGCAGCGATGATTACATGCCCATGAGCCCCACCAGCGTGTCTGCCCCCAAGCAGAtcctgcagccccgggcaggggTGGGTAGCGGGTCCCCGGGGAACGGGAGCAGCTGCAAGACCAGCTCGCCTGGGGAGAGCTCCCCTGACGATAGCGGGTACATGCGGATGTGGTACGGCTCCAAGTTGTCCATGGAGAGCTCAGACGGAAGGCTGAGTAACGGCGACTATATCAATATGTCCCCTCGGGACCCCCAGAATGGGCCCCAAGCTCCCTCCCTCACCCCCCCGGACTTCTTTTTTGCCCCTTCAGGGCATGGGTCCAGTGAGCCCCCAAAGCCCAGCTGCTATTCATACAGCTCCTTACCCCGCTCCTACAAGAGCCAGGGCTTGGCAAAGGACAGCGACCAGTACGTGTTCATGAACTCCCCGGGGAGGATGATCCCGGAGGAGGCGGTGTGTGGAGCAGGCACCTTCGCCCCCTCCAGCCACACGGTGCCTTCGCCCCTGCGGCACAGCCGGACCGAGAGCTTCCTTAGCCAGCGGTGCCAGCGGgcggcccggcccagccgccTCTCCTTGGAGACCTTGCGGACCGTGCTGCCCAGCATGAACGAGCACCCTCTGCCGCCGGAGCCCAAGAGCCCCGGTGAATACATCAACATTGACTTCGGGGATGCTGCCGTCTATTCTCCCCCTTCGCTGCCTGCTGACAGCCCAgcctcctccctgggctcaggCACGGGGCAGAGGCGCTCCCCTCTCTCTGACTACATGAACATTGACTTCGGGTCACAGTCACCCTCCCAGTCGGGCACGGTCTCTGTGGGCTCCTTGGAAGCTCTCTCTCCGGGTTcttcctccagcaccagccagCCCAGTGGGCGCTACCTGAAGGCGGCTGTGGGGATGGCTTGTTCGTCCAGCCCATCGGATGGTGGTGACTACACTGAGATGACCTTTGGCATGGCCACTACCCCACCTCAACCCATTGTTCAGAAACCAGAAAGTGCCCGGGTCACCAGCCCCACGTCTGGTGTGAAGAGGCTCACTCTCTCTGGGGTGGAGGCTTTCATTCTCTCCAGCCCTCCCCCAGACCCGAATCGGGGGGCCAAAGTAATCCGGGCAGACCCCCAGGGGCGGAGGAGGCACAGCTCAGAAACTTTCTCCTCCACCACCACTGtgaccccagtgtccccctccTTCGCACACAACCCCAAACGACACAACTCAGCCTCGGTGGAGAACGTGTCCCTCAGGAAAAGCGaaggcctggaggaggagcagggtaGCAGTCCCATGTGCCGGGAGACCTCGGCTGGCTTCCAGAATGGCCTCAACTACATCGCCATTGATGTTGTCGATGGGTCCTTGGCAAACTGTGACAAATCCAGATTGAAAGCTAGGCACCTCCTGAATGGGGGCATCAGTGGAGTAGAGATGAGCACCTATGCCAGCATAGACTTTCTGTCTCACAACCTGAAAGAAGCCAGTGCTGTGAAAG